The genomic window CTCGATCACCGGGCCCGCGGGCGCCGCGAAGTACCTCGCGCGCACCCTGGAGGGCCAGCAGTCCCTGCCCAACGCCGTCAAGGCCGTGGCCTACGATCTCCTGGCGGAGGCGCGGGCCATGCTGCAGGACTGGGAGGGCGTGGAGGAGGCCCTGCAGGGTTTCCTGAAGAACCTCCCCGAGATGGAGCCGGCCCTGGGCCACGGCTACCGCCGGGCCCTGGAGGCCACCACGGCCCTGGAGCGGGGCGTGCAGGCCCGCACGGAACGGGCCGATTTCCATGGGGCCCTGGAGCTGTGCGAGATGGCGATCGCCCTGGACCTGGGCGCGCACTGGCGCGCCAAGCGCGACAGCCTGGAGTGGGCGAAGTAGCTACCCCAATGCCGAGGCGTTGCTGGTGTAGGCCGCAGCGGCCATGGACTCCAGGCTCTTCGCATAGGACGCGGCGGTGCTGCCCTGCTCGGCCTGGAGCCTAACCAGCAGGGCCTCCCAGGCGCTGCTGGACGCGGAGCTGTCCGAGGCGTCCAGGGCGGTGGTGAGGGAGCTCGCGGCCGACGTGGTGGAATCGTCGGTGCCCAGGCCCTTCGCCTTGGCGAGGATGGAGGCGAGGAGCGTCTTCGCGGAGCTGAGGTCCCCGGACTGGATCAGGGTGCCCAGGGTCGTCATGTCCTCCTCGAGCGGGTTGGAGCCCTGCGGGGGCGGGCCGCCCTGGGGGCCCTTGGCGGCCTTGGCCTGGACTCCCTCCAGGGCGGTGGAGGCGGCGGTGAGGTCGCCGGACTCCAGGGCCTTGCCGATGGCCGCGAAGTCGCCGGGGATCTCGCCGTTCCTCTGCATCTTCTCCACCATGGACTGGTAGGCCTTCCTGGCGGAGGCCAGGTCCCCGGACGTGATGCTCGACTCCAGCGAGGTCAGGTCGGCCTGGAAGGGATCCGTGCCCTTGGAGGCCGCGGCCTGCTGGCCGGCGGCGGAGAGGGTCAGGAGGTCCGTGGCGGTGGTGCCGGTGTCGGAGGAGTCGTCCGGGGACGACCCCGTCAGACCCAGCAGCTGCTGGAGGTACAGGGCCGACAGGCTCGACGTCCCGGTTGCGGAGATGTTCATGGTTCCCTCCTGGTGGATGCGGACACAGTCCGTTGTGTCCCGATGCAATCCTCCCGCCAGTACGTTTCGGCCGGAAATGAGCCAGGGGAAAGGGTTTCCGGCCAATCGCTGGTTCGCGCCGCCGGATCGCGCCCAGGGAGGGGCGAACGAAGCGGGTCTTCGGCGGGCCGTGGCGGGGAGGGGGGGATTGAAAAGGTAAAATCTTATAAATATACACTTACGCACACAGGGCACTTTCCGCAGGGGTGTTCCCGGCGGCCGGGTCGCCGGGGGTCCCCCGTGCCGGAACGCCCATCGGGACCCGGGTGACATCCGGCGGGGCGGATCGGCCGTTGGGCGGCCGTGCCGAGCGGTTTGCCCGATACGCTGTTTTCATGGATGCTGTGCCATCGCCCCGAATCCAGGGAAACCCATGCGGCAGGAACTGATCACCCCGACCATCCTCAAGCGCGTCTCCAGCCGCGCCAACCTGGCCATCATCCTCCTGGTCGGGGGAATGTTCTGCCTGTTCCGCTTCACCCTCGGCCCGCCGGGGGTCTCGGTGTCCGAGATCGTCTTCCCCTTCGTCCTGCTCCTGGGGCACCTGGCCTTGGCCCCCTTGCCCTGGCAGTGGACCGGCGACGACGCGCCCATGACCGGGCTGGGGCGGGGCATCGTGCAGTCCCTCCTCTTCAACGTCCTCTGGGTGACCCTCATCCTGAGCGTCCCCCAGGTGGCGGGCCCGCGGCGGCCCCGGGACTTCCGCGAGCCTCCCCCCATGACCGGCCCGGAGGGGCCGCCCCCGGAACACGGCGGGCCCGGCAGGGAGCGCAGGACCTCGCCCATCGTCGGCCTGGCCCTGGTGAACGTCTCCTTCGCCCTGGTCTTCGGCTGGGTCTTCGCCGACAAGGAGGCCACCGAGGCCCGGGAACGCAGCATGGCCGGCCTGCTGCGCCAGTCGAGGTCCCGGGCCCTCCAGAACCAGCTCGAGCCCCACGTCCTCTACAACGCCCTCAACGGCCTTTCCGAACTGGTGCACGAGGACCCCCTGGCGGCGGAGGAGATGATCGCGCGCCTCGCGGACCTGTACCGCATGCTCACCCATCACTCCGAGGCCGACTTCGTGCCGCTCATGAAGGAGCGCCTCCTGGTGGAGGCCTACCTGGCCATGGAGGAGATGCGCCTGGGCGAGCGCCTCAGGGTCGAATGGGAGTGGCCGGCCTGGGCCGACGTGGTGATCCTGCCGCCCCTCCTCCTCCAGCCCCTGGTGGAGAACGCCATCAAGCACGGCATCAGCCCCTGCGAGGCGGGCGGGGACCTGCGGATCTCCTGCGCCCGGGAGGGCGGGTCCGTGGCGCTGAGCGTGGCCAACACCGGCATGGCCCTGGGCGCGGAGCCCCGCAAGGGCGTGGGCCTGGCCAACCTGGAGGCCCGGCTCGAACTGTGGATGGAGGGCGCCGGCGCCTTCACCCTTGCCCAGGACGAACAATGGACCGTGGCGGAAGTCCGGTGGAGGGAGAAGGCATGAGCAGACTGCGTGTGGTCGTGGCGGAGGACGAGGCGCTGAGCAGCAAGCGCCTGGTGCGGCTCCTCCAGGAGGCGGGCTGCGAAGTGGTGGCCACGTTCGCGGAGGGCGGGGGCCTCGCCCAGTGGCTGAAGCGCCCCCAGGACGTGGACGCCCTGTTCCTGGACATCCACATGCCCAACCTGGACGGCCTGGCCATCCTCAGGTCCGTGGAGGGTCGCATCCCCGCGGTGCTCACCACCGCCTTCCCGGAGCACGCCGTGGAGGCCTTCGATTCCGAGGCCACCGACTACCTCCTGAAGCCCATCACCGCCTCGCGCCTGGAGCGGGCCCTGAAGCGCATCGAGGCCCGCAAGGGCTCCGAAGTGCACGCCCTGGCCTCCCCCGTCCCGCACCACGGCCCCCTGCGCTACCCGGTGCAGGCCGGGGAGGGCATCGTGCTGGTGGACCTGGGCAAGACCACCCACTTCGAGGTGGACAACGAGGTGGTCTACGCCCATGCCGGCGCCCGCATGCGC from Geothrix sp. 21YS21S-2 includes these protein-coding regions:
- a CDS encoding sensor histidine kinase, translating into MRQELITPTILKRVSSRANLAIILLVGGMFCLFRFTLGPPGVSVSEIVFPFVLLLGHLALAPLPWQWTGDDAPMTGLGRGIVQSLLFNVLWVTLILSVPQVAGPRRPRDFREPPPMTGPEGPPPEHGGPGRERRTSPIVGLALVNVSFALVFGWVFADKEATEARERSMAGLLRQSRSRALQNQLEPHVLYNALNGLSELVHEDPLAAEEMIARLADLYRMLTHHSEADFVPLMKERLLVEAYLAMEEMRLGERLRVEWEWPAWADVVILPPLLLQPLVENAIKHGISPCEAGGDLRISCAREGGSVALSVANTGMALGAEPRKGVGLANLEARLELWMEGAGAFTLAQDEQWTVAEVRWREKA
- a CDS encoding LytTR family DNA-binding domain-containing protein; this translates as MSRLRVVVAEDEALSSKRLVRLLQEAGCEVVATFAEGGGLAQWLKRPQDVDALFLDIHMPNLDGLAILRSVEGRIPAVLTTAFPEHAVEAFDSEATDYLLKPITASRLERALKRIEARKGSEVHALASPVPHHGPLRYPVQAGEGIVLVDLGKTTHFEVDNEVVYAHAGARMRTQWTSLGEVEAAFPSAGMLRIHRHLLVRPEAVIGLRPSSGGRAIIRLAGGGELEASRGGAPRLRERLGL